The nucleotide sequence GAGCCGCAAGGGCTTTGTGTTGCTGACGGGCGAGGTGGGTACCGGCAAGACGACGCTGATCAACAAGTTGCTGGAGTGGTTGCGTCTGCAGCAAGTGGCGACGGCGTTCATCTTCAACTCGCGGCTGGACACCTCGCAGTTCCTGGATTTCATGATGGCCGATTTTGCCATCCCGTGCGATTCGAAATCGAAGAGCCAGGTATTGCAGCGTCTCTATAACTGGCTGCTCGATCGCTATCGAGCGGGCGAAACTGCGGTGCTGATCGTCGACGAAGCACAGAACCTGTCGGATGAAGTGCTTGAAGAAATCCGGATGCTCACAAATCTGGAAACCTTCACCGAGAAGCTGCTGCAAATCGTCCTGGTAGGACAGCCGGAATTGGAACAACGCCTGAAGCAGCCTCAGTTGCGCCAATTGCGGCAGAGACTCACTTTGCGCGCCAAAACGCATCCTTTCAATCTCGAAGAGACCAAGCTCTACATCAACCAGCGCTTGCGGATCGCTGGATCGAACGGCGATTCGATATTTGAGCCGGAAGCGGTGGCCGCACTATTTCGCTACTCTCTCGGCGTTCCCCGTGTCATCAACCTGCTCTGCGAACACTGCCTGGTCAGTGCGTTCGTCGATCAGAAGAAAACGGTGTCCGCGGAAATCGTGGACGCAGTCGCCAAGGATTTCGATTTGAGCGACGGTATCAGCGCCGGGGCAGTCACTCCGGTTGTGCCGTCGACATCTGCTGAAAGATTTGATTTGGTAGAAGCACTTCGTACGTTGGCAACGCTCGCTGACAAAATCCGTCAATCCGAACAAGATCTCCCCAAAGAGAGGAAATTATGAGCCGCATCCATGACGCTTTGAAACGCGCCGAACAGGAACGTGCAACTTCAATGGGGGGATCCGTCGAGCCGACCCTGGCGCAGCCTGAACTGCAGCCGGTCAACATGCCGGAGCACGCGCACACGCAAACCGCGGTGATGCCGTCCTCGGGTTTCAGTTATGAAACCCTGCTGGCGCGTTGTCCGCTTTCCAAATGGAATCCGGATGAACGCACCATGCTGTTCTTCCAGGACGACGAGAATCGGCGGGGCGCGGAAGAATTCCGTACTCTGCGATCGCGTCTCTATCAGATTCGCGAGAAGATGCCGCTGAAGCGGATCATGGTGACGAGCGCGCTGCCGAAAGAAGGCAAATCATTCGTTGCCGCCAACCTGGCGCAGGTCATCGTGCGTCAGCACGGTCGCCGCGTTCTGCTGGTCGACGCTGACCTTCGCAGTCCGGGCATGCATCGCCATCTGGGTGCGAGCCAGACGCCGGGACTGTCCGACTATTTGCTCGGTGAGTGTGACGAATTTGCCGTCATGCAGCGTGGGCCGATGGAAAACCTGTTCTTCATCCCCGCGGGAAAACAGGCATCCGGTGCGCCGGAACTGCTCGCGAATGGCCGTTTGAAGCTGCTTATGCAGCGCGTCGAACCGCTGTTCGACTGGATCATCATCGATACTCCTCCCGTGATCCCGGTCGCCGACTCAACACTCTTAGCGAACTTCTGCGAAGGCGTGCTGATGGTGGTGCGCTCGAATTCCACGCCTTCCGATCTTGCCCGTAAAGCGCGCGAGGAATTTCAGGACAAGCTGCTGCTCGGTGTTGTGCTCAACGGTATTCCCGCCGATCAGCTCCCGCAGTCGCGGTACTACTATGGCGACGCAGTGACGAGCCACGTTTAAGACGAACCGAGGGAATTGGTGATCAGACTCTTCAAAGTCTATTACCCGGTTCGCACCCTGATCCTCTTAGGAGGAGAGGCCCTGATTGTATGGACCTCGCTCCTTTTAGGCGCAGTGGTCGAACTCCGGGACGACAGCTACCTGGTGCTGAACTACGAATATGGCTACTTAAAAATATTCGCAGTCACAGCGCTGGTGCTGCTGTGTTCCTATTGGTTTGACCTGTACGATACCGCCCGCCTCTCTACCAAGGGAGAACTCTTCTTCCGCCTGTTGCTGGTGCCCGGCATTCTCTCCTTCCTGTTGGCTGCGGTCAGCTATGTCCATCCCAGCTACCTGCTGGGGAATGGCGCATCTGAGTTGGGATTGCTCATCCTGACCATCGCGTTGATCGGCTGGCGGCTGGGCTTTAGCTGGCTCGTGCAATTGCCGATTCTGGTGGAGCGCATTTACGTTTTGGGAACGGGCGATCGTGCACAGCGCCTGGTGCAAGGCCTGCGGCAGAATCCGGAACTGGGAGTCGAGATCGCGAGCTGGACGGGAAAACTGGAAGGCGCAGTGACCCGCGAATCGGTGGCCGCCCACCTGATGGAAGTTGTCAATCGGCAAAAAGTGCATCGCGTGATTGTCGCGATGCCGGATCGCCGGGGCACGATCCCGATGCGCGAGTTGCTCGATCTCCGCATGCGAGGCGTCCAGATCGAAGAAGCAACCTCTTGGCTGGAAAAAATGTCGGGCAAGATCGAAGTTGAAAATCTTTATCCCAGCTGGCTCATCTTTGCTGACGGCTTCCGGCGCGGCTCCACCTTCATTTTCGCGCGGCGTGTGGTTTCGATTGTGATCTCTCTGATTGGACTGATCGCGAGTGCGCCGCTGTGGCCGATTTTATGGCTGATCATCAAACTGGATTCTCCCGGGCCGGCGTTCTATAAGCAGCGGCGCGTTGGCAAAGGCGGAAGAACGTTCCACGTCATTAAATTCCGAACCATGCGCCAGGATGCGGAAGCCGGCGGCCCGCAGTGGGCGGGCGCAAACGACCCACGTGTTACCCGCGTCGGCAGGTTCATGCGGTCCTCGCGACTCGACGAGATTCCGCAGTTGTGGTGTGTGCTCAAGGGCGACATGGCGTTTGTTGGGCCACGACCGGAGCGCCCCGAGTTCGTCGAATCGTTGACGAAAGAAATTCCCTTTTACGGCGTGCGCCACATGGTGCGGCCCGGCCTTACCGGTTGGGCGCAGATCAAATACAAGTACGGCAGCACGGTGCAGGACTCACTGGAAAAACTTCAGTATGACCTGTTCTACATAAAGAATGCATCCATCGGTTTGGACCTGTTGATCATGTTCCAGACCGTTAAAACCGTCCTGTTGCGCCGGGGCGCGCAATGAAATGGGTATTCTGGATCTCGGCAACGGGCATCGTCTACTCCTACATCGGGTATGCGGCCTGGTTGTGGTTGCGCAGCAAATGGTCGCCACGCCCGGTGCGCCGCGGGATGACCGAGCCCTCGGTATCGGCGGTGATGGTGGTACGAAATGAAGAAGCGGTGCTCGCGCGCAAGATGGAGAATCTGCTGACGCT is from Acidobacteriota bacterium and encodes:
- a CDS encoding TIGR03013 family PEP-CTERM/XrtA system glycosyltransferase is translated as MIRLFKVYYPVRTLILLGGEALIVWTSLLLGAVVELRDDSYLVLNYEYGYLKIFAVTALVLLCSYWFDLYDTARLSTKGELFFRLLLVPGILSFLLAAVSYVHPSYLLGNGASELGLLILTIALIGWRLGFSWLVQLPILVERIYVLGTGDRAQRLVQGLRQNPELGVEIASWTGKLEGAVTRESVAAHLMEVVNRQKVHRVIVAMPDRRGTIPMRELLDLRMRGVQIEEATSWLEKMSGKIEVENLYPSWLIFADGFRRGSTFIFARRVVSIVISLIGLIASAPLWPILWLIIKLDSPGPAFYKQRRVGKGGRTFHVIKFRTMRQDAEAGGPQWAGANDPRVTRVGRFMRSSRLDEIPQLWCVLKGDMAFVGPRPERPEFVESLTKEIPFYGVRHMVRPGLTGWAQIKYKYGSTVQDSLEKLQYDLFYIKNASIGLDLLIMFQTVKTVLLRRGAQ
- a CDS encoding CpsD/CapB family tyrosine-protein kinase; its protein translation is MSRIHDALKRAEQERATSMGGSVEPTLAQPELQPVNMPEHAHTQTAVMPSSGFSYETLLARCPLSKWNPDERTMLFFQDDENRRGAEEFRTLRSRLYQIREKMPLKRIMVTSALPKEGKSFVAANLAQVIVRQHGRRVLLVDADLRSPGMHRHLGASQTPGLSDYLLGECDEFAVMQRGPMENLFFIPAGKQASGAPELLANGRLKLLMQRVEPLFDWIIIDTPPVIPVADSTLLANFCEGVLMVVRSNSTPSDLARKAREEFQDKLLLGVVLNGIPADQLPQSRYYYGDAVTSHV
- a CDS encoding AAA family ATPase, producing the protein MYKEFFGLRANPFNVNPDPRYLYLTRHTEEALACLTYGIQSRKGFVLLTGEVGTGKTTLINKLLEWLRLQQVATAFIFNSRLDTSQFLDFMMADFAIPCDSKSKSQVLQRLYNWLLDRYRAGETAVLIVDEAQNLSDEVLEEIRMLTNLETFTEKLLQIVLVGQPELEQRLKQPQLRQLRQRLTLRAKTHPFNLEETKLYINQRLRIAGSNGDSIFEPEAVAALFRYSLGVPRVINLLCEHCLVSAFVDQKKTVSAEIVDAVAKDFDLSDGISAGAVTPVVPSTSAERFDLVEALRTLATLADKIRQSEQDLPKERKL